The Mangrovimonas cancribranchiae nucleotide sequence CGCGTAATGAATTCAGAATATATTGGGAAACGTCTTATTTAATTTACTGTAATTCCAACTACCAAGCCTTCATTACTCCTAATATTAAATACCGTCTGATCTTCAAAAATTAAATATTGTCCTTTTACGCCTACTAATGTTCCTGTATAGGTTTTAGATTTTTCAAGATTTAAACTTTTAGGCTTTTCGGGGTATTTGGTTACAGGAAAATGCAATTCGGTTTCGGTATTATTTTCTATAAAATACTCGGTAGCTTCCTCTGGAATAAAGGCTTTTAAACGCTCACGCCACTCTACCAAATTTTCATCTTGAATCTCGTTTTTAAGCATTGTACGCCAATTGGTTTTATCGCTCACGTGGTCTTTAAGCGCAACCTCTGTTATACCTGCCAAATAGCGATTTGGCACCTCAACAATTTCTATAGCCTCGTGTGCACCTTGATCAATCCAACGTGTTGGCACTTGACTTTTTCTAGTTACGCCTACTTTTACATTACTAGAATTAGCTAAATACACAATATGTGGTTGTAATTGTACTTTCTTTTCGTACGCTAAATCGCGATCTTCCTTATCTAAATGCGCCATGCTTAATTCTGGTCGCATGACCCAATCGGCAGCTTGCGGCACATCAAAAAAACAGCTTTTACAAAATCCTTGGCGGTAAATAGACTTATTTAAACCACAGTTTAAACACTGATACTTAACAAATTCCATGGTAATCGTTTTACCTAGCATTTGGTTTAGGTTTATAAAGTCGTTTTCAAACACTAGATAATATTGAATAGGATCTAAAAACTCCGTATTCATTTTTGTAAGAACGCCTTGGTAGGTCATAAAAAAAAGTATTATTTTTATTTTTTAAAGATAATGCAAATATGCCAATTCCTATAGTAAATTCTATTGCTTCCTGGTTTTTAAAAAAACGTTTTCATCAAATTGAATTATTTTTAAAGTATCCTAACGAAGTACAACAGGAGTTACTATTTCAACTACTTTCCAAAGCTAAAGACACCGAATTTGGAAAAACTTATGATTTTGCCTCGATAAAAGATTACAATACTTTTTCTAGTCGCATTCCTATATCTACTTATGAAGATTATCACGATGCTATTGAACGCTCACGACAAGGAGAACACAATATTTTTTGGCCACAACCTATAAGATGGTTTGCTAAATCTAGCGGGACAACCAATAGTAAAAGTAAATTTATCCCTGTTAGTGATGATTCTTTAGAAGATTGTCATTATGCAGCAAGTAAGGACTTACTTTGTATGTATCTTAATAATAATGAAAACTCTCAACTCTTTACAGGAAAAAGTCTAAGACTAGGTGGCAGTAAAGAACTTTACAAAGAAAATGGGACCGTTTTTGGCGACCTTTCTGCCATATTAATAGACAATATGCCTTTTTGGGCCGAATTTAGTAGTACGCCAAGCAGCAAAGTTTCTCTTATGAGCGAATGGGAAACTAAAATGGAAGCTATTGTAAATGAAACCATTCAAGAAAATGTTACCAGCTTAGCTGGTGTACCCTCATGGATGTTGGTTTTATTAAACAATGTTTTAGAAAAAACAGGCAAAGACAACATATTTGATATCTGGCCAAATCTAGAGGTGTACTTCCATGGTGGCGTAAGCTTTGTTCCTTATAAAGACCAATACAAACGTATTTTTCCTAGAAAAGATTTTAGGTATTACGAAATTTACAATGCTTCAGAAGGTTTTTTTGCTATTCAAGATCAAAATAAATCTAGCGAATTGTTACTTATGTTAGATTATGGTATTTTCTATGAGTTTATTCCTATGGAAACATACGGTACCAAACATGAGAAAATTGTTCCGCTAGGCGAAGTAGAAAAAGATAAAAATTACGCTGTCATTATTACTACAAATGCAGGACTGTGGCGCTATAAAATTGGGGATACCGTAAAGTTTACTTCTATACAGCCTTATCGTATAAAAATTACAGGACGTACAAAGCATCATATTAATGCCTTTGGCGAAGAATTAATTATAGAAAATGCTGAAGAAGCCTTAAAAAAAGTTTGTGAAAAAACAAAGTCGGAAATTGTAGATTACACCGCAGCACCTATTTTTATGGATGGCAAGGAAAAAGGTGCTCACGAATGGCTAATTGAATTCAAAACGCCTCCTAATAATATTGATTATTTTAATGAGCTACTAGATAATGCTTTAAAATCTCTTAATTCAGATTATGAAGCAAAACGTTATAACAATATGACGTTAAACAAACCTAAAGTCCATATTGCTCGCCCCCATTTATTTTACGATTGGTTAAAACAAAACAACAAACTGGGTGGCCAACATAAAGTCCCAAGGTTATCAAACACAAGAGAATATTTAGACGAGTTACTTCAATTAAACTCCTAATTGTTATTCACCGAAAAAATAGTTATACTTTTTTCTCATAACGAAAATAATGGTGTGTTTATCTAAAAACAGATAAGGTAATTTTTTTCTTACAAGCAAAACTGTAGTTTTACAACATCATATCATGCTTATAGGCTCTTAAAAGACTATTGTTTATAGCCTATTTTCATAATGTTACTATTAATTAACATATCCATAAAGCTTAAAAAACCACTTAAAGTTATTAAGTGGTTTTTTTATGATGCTTATCTAAAGTTTTTTAAACAGTCCACAAAATCTTTAGGGCTTTTTAAATAAATACTTTCTCCTTCTTTAATAGCATTCTCTATGTTATCTGTATTTCCCGATATATATAATGGAACATTAGATTTAGAGCAAAACGCATTAATTTTTGCAAAAGTTGCTTTCTGTATTGGAGTTATAAACATGGTTAACATAATGTCTGGCGTAACATCTTCTATTATTTGACTAATGTTTTCTAAAGGAACATTTTGCCCTAAATAATAAACTTTCCATCCTAATTTTCTAGCCAAATAATAGGCTAAAAGCAACCCTATTTCATGATACTCGTCTTCTATTAAAAACATAACAACAGATGGTGCACCTTTTGGCGGATATGGGAGTAAATCTATCTCAGTAAACATTTTTTTCTTAATTAAATTTGAAACAAAATGTTCTTGAAATGGCATAACCCTATCAATACCCCATAAAACGCCCACTCTATTTAAAAACGGATAAACAATCTCTAAAACCGTTGTCAATAAGCCTTTATTAATAATTTGAGTTTTTAAAATATTATCAAATGCCTGCTCATCCATATCCAGCAAACTTGTAATCAAAGCATTTATTTCCACCTCATATGTCTCATCAGAAATTTGATTAGTTACCGCTTTATGAATGTCTTCTTCAGACATTTTATCAATTTTGGATATTCTATATCCATTTTTTGTGAGCAAGCTTATATTTAAAAGCTTTTTTAAAAGACTATCTGAATAATACCTGATGTTTGTTTCTGTTCGCTCTGGCTCTATTAAAGTATAGCGCGTTTCCCATTTCCTTAGCGTATGGGCATTAATTCCTGTAAGTGTTACCACTTGAGCCATTGTATATTTACTCATGTCTAATTCTTTACGCTATAAAATTATACATTTTTTTGAAAACACAGGGAATAAAATTCATTTTGTCTACTTTTATTTAATTTTTATTTGACAAACAATATTTTTTTGTATATTTGTCTAACTTTAACATTAAAAACAAAGACAAAAATGAAAACAACAAAATTATTATTCCTATTACTAAGTTTCGCTTTCATTGGCGTCTCTTGTAGTAGTGACGACGACAATTCTACACCTTCAACACCATCTAACCAAAAAAACATTGTTGAACTGGCTGTAGACACACCAGAATTATCAACATTAGTTGATGCACTCTCAAGAGCTGATGGTGATTTAGTTAGCGTGCTTAGCAGCGATGGACCTTTTACAGTTTTGGCACCAACTAACGATGCTTTTTCAAGCTTTTTAACCGACAATGGTTTTAGCTCTCTAAATGAAGTCCCAAGTGATGTTCTTTCACAAATTTTATTAAACCATGTTATTATGGCCGATGTTGAGGCATCAGATTTAACAGCTATGGGGTCTGGATATACTTCTGGAAGCGCAACTGGAGCTGGTGGAAACAACATTAGTATTTATTTTGACACCTCAAATGGTGTTAGCTTCAATAACTCTGGTACAGTTACAACAGCAGACATTAATGCTAGCAACGGAACTATACATATTTTAGATGGTGTTTTAGGACTACCTGACATTGTTAGCCATGCCGCTAATAATCCTGCCTTTTCTAGTTTAGTAGCTGCGCTTAGTGCTGCAGATGGCAACTTGGTATCTGTACTCCAAGGCGATGGACCCTTTACAATACTTGCTCCAGACAACAGTGCTTTCGATACCTTTTTAAATGGCGCTTCATTAGGTGATGTTGATACGGCGGTATTATCACAAATTCTACTTAATCATGTAATTTCGGGTTCAGCAATCTCTTCTGAAGCACTTATAAATAGTGGCGCTGGATATACTAACACAGCAGCAACTGGCGCTGAAGATAACAGTATGAGTTTATATTACAACACTAGCAATGGCGTTATATTTAATGGTATATCCACTGTTTTTCAAGCCGATGTGGTTGGCACAAATGGTATTATTCACGCAGTAGATACAGTAATCGACATCCCTACAGTAGTTACATTTGCACTAGCCGACCCTAACTTCTCTACCTTAGCTTCTGCTTTAACCGAATTAACACCAGCTACCGATTTTGCGTCAATTTTATCACGTACTGAAAGCGGCAACAGTGATGGTATAAATCCAGATTTTACCGTATTTGCTCCTACAAATGATGCTTTTGATGCTTTAATTAGTGAACTAGGCGGTGTGCCAAATGAAAGCACTTTAACAGAGGTGCTATTGTACCATGTAGCGAGTGGCGCTAATGTAACTTCTGGCGACCTTAATACAGGCGCAAACCCTGTAACATCATTACAAGGCGGAAGTTTTACTGTTAACCTTCCAGGAACCGGCAGTAATATTGCTGATATAACAGATGGTTCTGGCGCAATGGATATAGGCATTATAGCTGTTGACGTACAAGCTGGAAATGGCGTAATACATGTTCTTGACAAAGTGATGCTTCCTAATTAATTCCTCTTTAACTATAATATTAGCAACAATAAACCAGTAGCAAAAAAAGCTACTGGTTTATTTAAAAGGTGCTCTAAATGAATTCAAAAAAAATTATTGTCATAGGATCAGGATTTTCATCGCTTTCTGCGGCTTGTTACTTAGCAAAAGAAGGCCATAAAGTGACTATACTTGAAAAAAACAGGACGGTTGGCGGACGTGCAAGACAATTAAAAAAAGAAGGATTTACTTTTGATATTGGTCCAACTTTTTATTGGATGCCTGATGTTTTTGAGCGTTTTTTTAACGATTTCAACTCAACTACTTCAGATTATTACACCTTAAACAAACTACACCCTGCTTATAAAATTTATTTCGGAAGGAAAGATTTTATAAGTATCTCTGAAAATTTTGAAGACATTAAACAAACCTTTGAAAGCATTGAAAAAGGAAGTAGTGAAAAATTACAACAATTTATTAATAAAGCTGAGGCAAATTATAATATCGCCATAAAGGACTTAGTTTATAAACCAGGCGAAAATCTTTTTGAAATTATTAATAACAAAACCATTTTTAAGTTACATGAATTTATTTCAACGATTTCAAAGCAAGTTTCTAAATCCTTTAAAAATAAAAAGCTAAGAAAAACCTTAGAGTTTCCTGTATTATTTCTTGGTGCCAAACCAGATAACACACCATCTTTTTACAATTTTATGAATTATGCCGATTTTAAACTAGGCACTTGGCACCCTAAAGGTGGTATGTATAAGGTTGTTGAAGGTATAAACATATTGGCAAAAAGTCTAGATATTACTATTCACACTAATTGTGAAGTTAGCGAAATTATAACCAAAAATGATCGCTCAGTCACAGGAGTAGACACAAATTTGTGTTACATGGATTGTGACATTTTACTAAGTGGTGCCGACTATCATCATACCGAAACCTTACTACCAAACCATTTAAGACAATACTCAGAAAATTATTGGAACAACAAAACATTTGCGCCATCGGCGTTACTATTTTATGTGGGCATAAATAAAAAGCTAAGTCAGGCATCTCATCACACTTTATTTTTTGATACCGATTTTGAAACTCATGCCAAAACCATTTACGATACTAAAGAATGGGCTAAAAAACCGTTGTTTTATGCTAGTTTTCCAAGTGTAACAGATGAAACCATTGCGCCTAAAAACAAAGAAGCTGCTATTTTCTTAATTCCAATTGCTCCAGATATTAAGGACACACCTGAAATTAGAGAAACCTATTTTAAACAATTAATCGATCGTCTTGAAAACATCACTGGAGAATCTATTAAAGACCATATTCTTTTTCATGAATCGTATTGTGTAAGCGATTTTAAACAAGACTACAACTCCTATAAAGGCAATGCCTACGGACTAGCAAACACGTTAATGCAAACCCATATTCTTAGGCCTAAACTAAAAAGTAAAAAACTAAACAATCTTTATTTCTGTGGGCAATTAACTGTTCCTGGACCAGGAGTTCCTCCATCTTTAATTTCGGGTAAAATTGTTAGTGATTTAATTAATAAATATCATACATCATGAAAGCCTTATTCGACTCCTCTAGTTTAAAATGCAGTGAAATTATCACTAAAACTTATAGCACGTCATTCTCTTTAGGTATTAAACTATTTGCGCCTTCCATTAGACCTGCGATTTATGCTATTTACGGTTTTGTTCGTTATGCCGATGAAATTGTAGATTCGTTTAACGACTATAATCAAGAGCGTCTTTTTAAAGATTTTGTTCATGATTACCACAAAGCACTTGAACATAAAATTAGCCTAAACCCTATTATTAATGCGTTTCAAGAGGTCGTGCATAAATATAAATTACACACTTATGCCGAGGACTTTCTAAAACGTATGGAAGCCGATTTAACGGTTTCTAACTATACGACTAAAGAAGATTATGAGAATTACATTTATGGCTCTGCCGATGTGGTTGGCCTTATGTGCTTAAGGGTTTTTGTAAATAATGACGACATTAAGTTTAACGATTTAAAGCAATCGGCTAAACATTTAGGCTCAGCATTTCAAAAGGTTAATTTTTTGAGAGATTTTAAAGATGATACCGAAAAACTTGGCCGATCGTATTTTCCTAACCTTCAAAATAACACTTTAAATAACCTAAGCAAACAAGAGATTATAAATGACATAAAGTTCGATTTTAACGAAGCTTATAAAGGCATTATTCAATTACCAATAGAAAGCAGACTTGGCGTTTATATTGCTTATAGATATTATTTAAAGCTATTAATACCGATTCTAAGCTTATAGCAAACAAACGCATACGTGTTTCTAACGGTATTAAACTATTTATTCTTACAAAATCGTACATACGCTATAAACTTCATGCGTTTTAAAATCACTGTTAATTCTTAAATTTAATTATGTCTATTTTTATTTATATCGTAATAACCATTGCAACATTTATAACCATGGAAGCTATAACTTGGCTAACCCACAAGCATATTATGCATGGATTTTTATGGTATTTACACAAAGACCATCATCAACCAAAATACGCTCACACCTTCGAAAAGAATGATGCCTTTTTTGTAATTTTTGCCATACCTAGCATACTACTATTTTATTTTGGGTTAGTCCCTAATTTAAATGTGTTGTTTTTTATTGGTTTAGGCATTCTTTGCTATGGTATTGCTTATTTTTTAATTCACGATGTACTTATTCACCAACGCTTTAAATGGTTTAAACACACCAAAAACAAATTTCTTTTAGGATTAAGAAAAGCCCATAAAATACACCATAAACATTTAGGAAAGGAAGATGGCGAATGCTTTGGTATGTTGTATGTTCCTAAAAAATATCATAAGCAATACAAGTGATTACATGAAACCTCTTATTTATTTACTGGTAAACTTGGGATGTATTTCTATTCCGTTACTAGCTAGTTTTTACCCTAAACATGCCTTTTATAAAAATTGGCGTTATTTTTTTAGTGCTAATATTTTAATAACAATAATATTTGTTGTTTGGGATATTATTTTCACTAAAATAGGCGTATGGGGATTTAACCAAACATACTTAACAGGATTTTACATTTGTAATTTACCTATTGAAGAACTCCTTTTTTTTGTTTGTATTCCTTTTGCTTGTGTATTTAGTTACTTTGCCTTTAAATATCTTATTAAAAACAACCCTTTAGAGAAAATTCAACGAGCTGTTACCTATATTTTAATTGTTGTTTTTCTAATAATCGCTTTACTTAATTACAACAAACTATATACTAGCACGACCTGTTTTCTTACAAGTTTATATTTAACTCTTTTGGCTGTAAGGAAGGTGAATTTATCTTATTACTACTTAAGTTATATTTTTATTTTACCCTTTTTCTTTGTGAGTAATGGTATTTTAACGGGTAGCTTTTTTGTTGAACCTATTGTTTGGTATAATGATGCCGAAAATTTAGGTGTTAGAATAAGTAACATCCCTATTGAAGATAGCATTTACGGCTTACTTTTAATTTTTATAAACATACATTTATATAAGTACTTTAAAACAAAAAGTCTACTTAAAATTAAGTAGACTTTTTTGATCTTTTATTTTCATCAACCTTAAGATACCGCTTTTAATTTTTTTAGCGTGGTCTTGGTTAATTTATCCTCGGCGTAAGCTTTAGTAACTTTTAAAGTTTTTTCGTCACTTCCTGGAAGCTCAAACATGGCATCAGTTAGAATCTCCTCACATAATGAACGAAGCCCTCTAGCGCCAAGTTTATACTCAATGGCCTTATGGACAATAAAATCTAGTGCACCATCGGTAATACTGAATTCAATATCATCCATTTCAAACAGTTTTTTATACTGCTTTATGATAGCGTTTTTAGGCTCGGTTAAAATAGCTCTAAGGGTTTTATCATCTAAAGGATTCATGTGAGTTAACACAGGTAAACGTCCTATTATTTCAGGAATTAAACCAAAGTCTTTTAAATCTTTAGGAATAATGTATTGTAGCAAGTTTTCTTGATCAATAACTTCTTCCGATTTTGAAGCGCTATAACCAACGGCTTGCATATTTAAACGCTTAGATATTACTTTATCAATACCATCAAAAGCACCTCCAGCAATAAATAAAATATTCTCTGTGTTTACTTCAATAAATTTTTGGTCTGGGTGTTTTCGTCCGCCTTTTGGTGGTACATTTACCGTAGTTCCTTCTAATAGCTTTAAAAGTGCCTGCTGAACCCCTTCTCCAGAAACATCTCGTGTAATAGATGGATTATCACTTTTACGTGCAATTTTATCAATCTCATCAATAAACACAATTCCTTTTTGTGCTTTGTCTAAGTTATAATCTGCTGCTTGTAATAATCTAGTTAAAATACTTTCAACATCTTCGCCTACATAACCGGCTTCGGTTAACACTGTAGCATCAACTATAGCTAAAGGCACATTAAGCATTTTAGCGATGGTTTTTGCCATTAAGGTTTTACCTGTTCCTGTTTGTCCCACCATAACGATATTACTCTTTTGGATTTCAATATCGTCATCGGAAGGTTGTTGCAGTAATCTTTTGTAGTGATTGTACACTGCAACCGACATGATTTTTTTGGTTGTTTCTTGACCTATAATATATTCATCTAAGAATGTTTTTATTTTTTGCGGTTTGCGCAACATTAGCTCTGCACTAAGTTCACTGTTATCAGTTTGTTTAGATTCTTCTAAAACAATACCGTGTGCTTGTTCTATGCACCTATCGCAAATATGTGCGTCTAAGCCAGCTATTAACAGATTAGTTTCTGGCTTTTTTCTTCCGCAAAATGAACATTCTAATTCTTCCTTTGCCATAAAATCAATTTCTGGTTCTTTTAATATTAGTTACGCACTAAAATTTCGTCTATCATACCGTATTCTTTAGCCTTATCAGCTTTCATCCAGTAATCACGATCACTATCAGCATATACTTTGTCGTAGTCTTGGCCAGAGTGCTTACTAATAATTTTATATAATTCTTCTTTTAATGTTAAAATTTCACGAGCAGTAATTTCTATATCACTTGCTTGACCTTGCGCACCTCCTAGAGGTTGGTGAATCATAACTCGTGAATGTGTTAAACCGCTTCTTTTTCCTTGAGCTCCAGCACATAATAATACCGCACCCATTGATGCTGCCATACCTGTACAAATAGTAGCCACATCTGGTTTTATAAATTGCATGGTATCATAAATTCCAAGTCCCGCATAAACACTTCCGCCTGGCGAGTTTATGTAAATTTGAATGTCTTTAGAAGAGTCTGTACTCTCTAAAAACAACAACTGAGCCTGTACTATATTGGCCACTTGGTCGTTTATTCCTGTTCCTAGAAAGATAATACGATCCATCATTAAACGTGAAAACACGTCCATAGCCACAGCGTTCATTTGGCGTTCTTCAATAATATTTGGCGTTAATCCTACAGGATACATACTACTCATAATTTTGTTGTAGTATGTACTGCTAACACCTTGATCTTTTATAGCGAATTTTTCAAATTCTTTTGCGTAATTCATAGTCTTTATTGAGTTTTTTCTAAAATAAAAAAAAGCGTTGAAATGTTAAAAATTTCAACGCCTAAATATAAGCAATTATTCTTTCTCAAAGCGTTACGGATTATTTATCTCCGTAAACCTCTTTTACAAATGCGTCGTAAGTAACTTCTTTTGTTTTAAGATTAGATTTTTCTTTGTAAAGATCTAATAATTTTTGGCTAATGATTTGCTCTGAAATTCTTCTCGCTTCGTCTTGATTAGATAATACTCTAGCTGCAATATCGTCTAATTCCTTTTCAGAAGGATTCATTTGACCAAATTGTGCCATTTGAGCTTTTATCATTTGCTTGGCGTGATCTTTAATATCATCCATAGTTACTTTAATATCGTTATCGGTAATTAATTTACCTTCGATTAATTGGTAACGTAAGCTTTTTTCAGATTTTTCGTATTCTTCTTTAGCTTCGGTTTCATCAAGTTCTTTTTCTCCTGCTGTTTGCATCCATTTTTGTAAGAACTCTGCAGGTAAATCAAACTTCGTATTATCTACTAAATATTCTGTAATATCGTTTAGTAGTTTTTGGTCGGCTTGTTGCTTGAATTGTTTTTCAGCGTCTTCTTTAATTTTTTCTTTAAGTTCGGCAACACTGGTTACGGTACCTTTTCCAAAAAGTTTATCGAATAACTCCTGATCTAAATCGGCTAATTCACGTTCGTTTATTTCGGTTACAGTAAACGTTACGTCGATGTCTAAACCGTGAACCTCATCGTGAGTTAATTTTAATGCGTGCATTAATTCATGCTCATCGCTGTAAAGTCCTTTTGTTTTAAGCTCGATAACATCACCTACTTTAGCACCAATGAATTTCTTTTCGGTTGCTTTTCCTTTAAATTTATCTAAAGTTAAGGTTACGGTGTTTTCTATCTCGCGCTCTTCGTTTTTAAACGTTCCTGTTACTTCGCTATCTTTTTCTATAGTGTCTTGAGAGACTAACTTACCGTATTGTTTTTGGATGTTTTCAACTTGCTCGTTGATCATTTTATCATCTGCAACAATATTGTATTGTGTAATGGCTTTTTTAGGTTTAATATCTACATCAAATTCTGGTGCTAAACCTAATTCAAACTCAAAAGAAAGTTTTTCTGCATCCCAATCTAAATCGTCTTGTGGCTTTGGTAATGGTTGCCCTAAAACGTCTAGTTTTTCTTCGGTTAAATATTTGTTTAACGCATCTTGTAAAAGTTTGTTCACCTCATCTACTAATACGGCTTTTCCGTATTGTTTTTTCACCATTCCCATTGGCACATGACCTTTTCTAAAACCAGGTATGTTAGCCGTTCTTCTATAATCTGAAAGGATTTTTTCTACTTTATCGTTGTAGTCTTCTTTTTCAATATCAACTTTTACGACTGCATTTAATGCATCAATGTTTTCTCTTGTAATATTCATGCTCAAAAATTATGTGGCCTATTGGCGCTTCTATTTTAATTTAAAAAGGGATGCAAAAGTATAACTTTTTTTGCATCCCCACAAAGTTTTTAACGTATTGAAATTCAGCCTATTTTTCATCGTCTTTTAAAAGTGAATGTAGTATAGATTGCAATATGGATAATAAGATGCTAAAAAGGATAGCAATCCAAACGCTGCTTACCGAAAAGCCTTCTATTAATTTATCTGCAATAAGTATTATAAAAGCGTTGATAAACAATAGAAATATACCAAAAGTAACCACCGTTACTGGTAAGGTGAGTAATACTAAAATGGGTTTAACAAATAAGTTAAGAATTGCCAAAACTAAAGCTACTATAGTTGCTGTAAGATAGCTATCTACATTTACCCCGGAAAGTAGTTTAGATAAAAGCACAACGGCTAACGCATTAAGCAGTAATTTTAAAATTAATTTCATGTGTCTGTTTTTTTAATTCTCTAGAAAGTTAAGAAATAAATTTTATGACTTCGTTATAAAAGTCTTTCGGGTTTTCTGCATGTAACCAATGTCCCGCGTTTTCTATGGTTTTTATCTCTGCGTTAGGAAAATGAGAATGAATTAAACGTTCGTCTTGTGGTGAAATATATTCTGATTTATCGCCTCTTAAAAAAAGCGTATCTTTTTCAAATTTAACATGCATAGGTAAAGCTTCGCCTACTTCACCTACTTGATCTTTTAAAACGGGCAAATTGAGTCGTAAAGCTAATTGTCCTTTTTCTTTCCAATACAGATTTTTAAGTAAAAACTGTCGTATTCCAAAATCTGACACATAGCTTGATAGCGCATCATCGGCTTCTCTTCTATTTTCAATTTTGGAAAAGTCTAAATTTGATAGTCCTTCTAAAATTTTATCATGATGAATAGGGTAAAATCTAGGTGAAATATCGGCTACAATTAGTTTAGAAAGATATTCTGGGTAATCTACTGCAAACAACATAGCTGTTTTACCTCCCATAGAATGCCCTAATAAAATAATATCTTTTAAATCGTGATTATCGCAATAGGCTTTTAAGTCTTTAGCCATAACATCGTAATTAAACTCATTGCTATGAAAACTTCGACCATGATTTCTTTGATCTACTAAATGAACTTCGTAGCCATCCTTTGCTAAGTGTTTCGCATGAGTTTTCCAATTATCTCCCATGCCTAAAAAACCATGTAATATAACAAATGGCGTACCGGTTCCTAAAATATTTGAATGTAGTTGCATCTATTTTAATTTATTTAAATACATCTGTATAACATTCTCTACGCTTAAATATAAACTTTCTGAAATTAACGCATGTCCAATAGATACTTCTAATAATCCTGGGATATTCTCTTTAAAAAACTGAATGTTATCTAAAGATAAATCATGACCTGCATTTATGCCTAAACCTATTTCGTTAGCCAGTTTAGCGCAATCTACAAAAGGTTTTATGGCGTCTTTATTTCCTTGAGCATACTCGTGTGCATAACTCTCGGTATACAGTTCAATTCTATCAGTTCCCGTTGCTTTTGCACCTTCAATTTGCTTAACATCTGGATCTACAAAAATGGATGTTCTTATACCTTGTGCTTTAAACTCCTGTATTTTTTCAACTAAAAAATCTTTGTGCTTAATCGTATCCCATCCAGCATTACTTGTTATGGCGTCGACAGCATCTGGCACTAAGGTTACTTGAGTTGGTTTAATTTCAAGAACCATTTTG carries:
- a CDS encoding pyridoxine 5'-phosphate synthase, yielding MTKLSVNINKVATLRNSRGGNVPNVVQFAKDVQVFGAQGVTIHPRPDERHITYKDACDLKPEVYTEYNIEGNPIDKFTKMVLEIKPTQVTLVPDAVDAITSNAGWDTIKHKDFLVEKIQEFKAQGIRTSIFVDPDVKQIEGAKATGTDRIELYTESYAHEYAQGNKDAIKPFVDCAKLANEIGLGINAGHDLSLDNIQFFKENIPGLLEVSIGHALISESLYLSVENVIQMYLNKLK